Proteins from a single region of Kwoniella dendrophila CBS 6074 chromosome 4, complete sequence:
- a CDS encoding pyruvate dehydrogenase complex dihydrolipoamide acetyltransferase: MMSFAQVAKRSASAGMRKQLLVSRSLRTSAPSSALSKFSMPAMSPTMTEGGIASWKLKEGDSYAAGDVLVEIETDKATIDVEAQDDGILAKIIVQDGAKGIAVGTPIAIIGEEGDDISGADKLASEDSGSSQPSSSSSSSSSTPSSSQSSEGTSSSSSKSAQKQEEDAPKEQQQDLKKQSEQQGKTPSLGTPADETKYGSGNAGTEGQKVPELSGQSGDKPKFFASPIARKIALEKGIPLSQVKGTGPEGRITKSDVEKFKGGSASSSSSAAATTPTSGATATPGKPAPAAPAEYEDIPTSNMRKTIGKRLTESKQTLPHYYLTVEVNMDRLLKLREMFNKAGEGKTKLSVNDFIVKAASLALAEVPEANSAWLGDVIRQYKKADICVAVATPNGLITPIIKDVGSKGLATISAETKSLASKARDGKLKPEEYQGGTFTISNLGMFGVDNFTAIINPPQSCILAIGKTSTKLELDESSPKGFKTVQIMKATLSSDHRTVDGAVGAKWLKAFKEYMEQPLTFML, from the exons ATGATGTCTTTCGCTCAAGTTGCTAAGcgatcagcttcagctgGTATGAGAAAGCAATTGCTTGTCTCAAGAT CCCTTCGAACTTCCGctccttcatcagctttgaGTAAATTCTCAATGCCTGCAATGTCACCAACAATGACTGAAGGTGGTATCGCTTCatggaaattgaaagaaggagaTTCATATGCAGCAGGAGATGttttagttgaaattgaaaccGATAAAGCTacaattgatgttgaagctcAAGACGATGgtattttagctaaaatcATT GTCCAAGACGGTGCTAAAGGTATTGCAGTCGGTACACCAATCGCAAtaattggtgaagaaggtgatgatatttcaggtgcagataaattagcttctgaagattctggatcatctcaaccatcatcatcatcctcatcatcatcatctacaccatcatcatcacaatcatctGAAggtacatcatcatcatcatcaaaatcagcacaaaaacaagaagaagatgcaccaaaagaacaacaacaagatctTAAAAAACAATCTGAACAACAAGGTAAAACTccttctttaggtacacCTGCAGATGAAACTAAATATGGATCAGGAAATGCTGGTACAGAAGGTCAAAAAGTTCCAGAATTATCAGGTCAAAGTGgtgataaaccaaaattcTTCGCTTCACCAATAGCAAGAAAAATCGCTCTTGAAAAAGGTATCCCATTATCTCAAGTTAAAGGTACTGGACCAGAAGGTAGAATCactaaa TCCGATGTTGAGAAATTCAAAGGtggttcagcttcatcttcatcatcagctgcCGCTACAACCCCAACTTCAGGTGCTACTGCTACTCCAGGTAAACCAGCTCCTGCCGCTCCAGCAGAATACGAAGATATTCCAACTTCAAACATGAGAAAGACAATTGGTAAACGATTGACTGAATCTAAACAAACATTACCTCACTACTACTTGACCGTCGAAGTTAACATGG ACCGATTATTGAAACTCAGAGAGATGTTCAACAAAGCTGGTGAAGGAAAGACCAAACTTTCAGTTAACGATTTCA TCGTCAAAGCCGCTTCTCttgctttagctgaagtACCAGAAGCCAATTCAGCATGGTTAGGAGACGTAATTAGACAATATAAAAAAGCAGATATCTGTGTTGCAGTAGCTACACCAAATGGATTAATTACACCCATAATTAAAGATGTTGGATCAAAAGGATTAGCAACAATTTCAGCTGAAACTAAATCATTAGCTAGTAAAGCAAGagatggtaaattgaaaCCTGAAGAATATCAAGGTGGTACATTTACTATATCAAACTTGGGAATGTTTGGTGTTGATAATTTCACTGCCATTATAAACCCACCACAATCATGTATTTTAGCAATCGGTAAAACTTCAacaaaattagaattagatgaatcaaGTCCAAAAGGATTCAAAACTGTTCAAATCATGAAAGCTACTTTATCATCTGATCATCGAACTGTAGATGGTGCTGTAGGTGCTAAATGGTTGAAAGCTTTCAAAGAATACATGGAACAACCTTTAACTTTTATGCTTTAA